A region of Pseudarthrobacter sp. NIBRBAC000502770 DNA encodes the following proteins:
- the sfnG gene encoding dimethylsulfone monooxygenase SfnG, whose amino-acid sequence MTDISSVARLSEPLKFAYWVPNVSGGLVVSTIEQRTGWDFDYNKKLARIAEESGFEYALTQTRYAASYGADKQHEATSFSLALLAATERLKVIAAVHPGMWHPGVLAKYIITADHISNGRAAVNIVSGWLKSEFTNFGLEWLEHDERYVRTEEFINVLRGLWTEKEYSQSGKYYNITDFTLNPAPVDVPGRAHPEIFFGGNSTAAQATAGRVADWYFSNGKDLEGFKDNIAGVVAAAGETGRGAGGPLAAPRFGLNGFVIARDSEKEARDTLREIVEKAHKPAVQGFRDAVQEAGASTKDGKGMWADSTFEDLVQYNDGFKTQLIGTPEQIAGRIVEYKKIGVNLFLTGYLHFQEEVAAFGRDILPIVRELEADLARKNGTELDLSGTPVAAEAVAV is encoded by the coding sequence ATGACAGACATCAGCAGCGTCGCACGTCTCTCCGAGCCCCTCAAGTTCGCCTACTGGGTGCCCAACGTTTCCGGCGGCCTGGTGGTATCCACCATCGAGCAGCGCACCGGCTGGGACTTTGACTACAACAAGAAGCTGGCGCGCATCGCCGAGGAATCCGGCTTCGAATACGCCCTGACCCAGACCCGGTACGCCGCCTCCTACGGCGCGGACAAGCAGCACGAGGCCACCTCGTTCAGCCTTGCACTGCTGGCCGCCACGGAGCGACTGAAGGTCATCGCCGCAGTCCACCCGGGAATGTGGCACCCCGGCGTGCTGGCGAAGTACATCATCACAGCCGACCACATCTCCAACGGCCGCGCCGCCGTGAACATCGTCTCCGGCTGGCTGAAGAGCGAGTTCACCAACTTCGGCCTGGAGTGGCTGGAGCACGACGAGCGCTACGTCCGCACCGAGGAATTCATCAACGTCCTGCGCGGGTTGTGGACCGAAAAGGAGTACAGCCAGTCCGGCAAGTACTACAACATCACCGATTTCACCCTGAACCCCGCCCCTGTGGACGTCCCGGGCCGCGCCCACCCGGAGATCTTCTTCGGCGGAAACTCGACGGCGGCCCAGGCCACCGCGGGCCGCGTGGCGGACTGGTACTTCTCCAACGGCAAAGACCTCGAGGGTTTCAAGGACAACATCGCCGGAGTGGTGGCCGCTGCCGGCGAAACCGGCCGCGGCGCCGGAGGCCCGCTGGCCGCTCCCCGATTCGGCCTCAACGGGTTCGTCATCGCCCGCGACTCCGAAAAGGAAGCCCGGGACACCCTGCGCGAGATCGTGGAAAAAGCGCACAAACCCGCCGTCCAGGGCTTCCGCGACGCCGTGCAGGAAGCCGGCGCCTCCACCAAGGACGGCAAGGGCATGTGGGCTGACTCCACCTTCGAGGACCTGGTCCAGTACAACGACGGGTTCAAGACCCAGCTCATCGGCACCCCCGAGCAGATTGCCGGGCGCATCGTGGAGTACAAGAAGATCGGCGTGAACCTGTTCCTCACGGGCTACCTGCACTTCCAGGAGGAGGTGGCGGCGTTCGGACGCGACATCCTCCCGATCGTGCGCGAACTGGAGGCCGACCTGGCGCGGAAGAACGGCACCGAATTGGACCTGTCCGGAACCCCGGTTGCCGCCGAAGCGGTGGCTGTCTGA
- a CDS encoding O-acetylhomoserine aminocarboxypropyltransferase/cysteine synthase family protein, producing MAERAFGFRTRALHAGGTPDAEHGARAVPIYQTTSFVFKDTNDAANLFALQKYGNIYSRIGNPTVAAFEERIASLEGGIGAVATSSGMAAEFITFAALTQAGDHIVAASQLYGGTVTQLDVTLRRFGVDTTFVTGTDPADYAAAVRDNTKAIFVEVVANPSSEVQDLAGLAKVARDAGIPLVVDATLSTPYLVRPIEHGADIVIHSATKFLGGHGTTLGGVVVESGRFNWGNGKFPTMTEPVASYGNVSWWGNFGEYGFLTKLRSEQLRDIGPALSPQSAFQLLQGVETLPQRLDEHLKNARAVAEWLANDDRVAYVNYSGLPSHPHFERAKKYLPLGPGSVFSFGVKGGRAAGQKFIESLQLASHLANVGDSRTLVIHPGSTTHQQLSAAQLESAGVPEDLVRISVGLEDIEDILWDLDQALAEASNAAARDAIVVEEPADACTIGANA from the coding sequence ATGGCTGAACGCGCCTTCGGTTTCCGCACCCGCGCCCTGCACGCCGGGGGCACCCCCGACGCCGAGCACGGCGCCCGCGCCGTACCCATCTACCAGACCACGTCCTTCGTCTTCAAGGACACCAACGACGCCGCCAACCTGTTCGCCCTCCAGAAGTACGGCAACATCTACTCCCGCATCGGCAACCCCACGGTCGCGGCGTTCGAGGAGCGCATCGCATCCCTCGAAGGCGGCATCGGCGCAGTGGCCACGTCCTCGGGCATGGCCGCTGAGTTCATCACGTTCGCCGCCCTCACCCAGGCCGGCGACCACATCGTGGCAGCCTCCCAGCTGTATGGCGGCACCGTGACCCAGCTCGATGTCACCCTTCGCCGGTTCGGCGTCGACACCACCTTCGTCACCGGGACCGACCCTGCAGACTACGCCGCGGCGGTCCGGGACAACACCAAGGCCATCTTCGTGGAGGTGGTGGCCAACCCGTCGTCGGAGGTCCAGGACCTGGCGGGGCTGGCCAAGGTGGCACGCGACGCCGGCATCCCCCTGGTGGTCGACGCCACCTTGAGCACGCCGTACCTGGTGCGGCCCATCGAGCACGGCGCCGACATCGTGATCCATTCCGCCACGAAGTTCCTGGGCGGCCACGGCACCACCCTGGGCGGCGTGGTGGTGGAAAGCGGCCGCTTCAACTGGGGCAACGGCAAGTTCCCCACCATGACCGAGCCCGTGGCTTCCTACGGCAACGTCTCCTGGTGGGGCAACTTCGGCGAGTACGGCTTCCTCACCAAGCTGCGCAGCGAGCAGCTGCGCGACATCGGCCCGGCGCTGTCGCCGCAGTCCGCGTTCCAGCTGCTCCAAGGCGTTGAGACACTGCCGCAGCGGCTCGACGAGCACCTGAAGAACGCCCGGGCCGTGGCCGAGTGGCTGGCAAACGATGACCGGGTGGCCTATGTCAACTACTCCGGCCTGCCCTCCCACCCGCACTTCGAGCGGGCCAAGAAGTACCTGCCGCTGGGCCCCGGATCAGTCTTCTCCTTCGGGGTGAAGGGTGGGCGCGCCGCGGGGCAGAAGTTCATCGAATCCCTGCAGCTGGCTTCCCACCTGGCCAACGTGGGTGACTCCCGCACCCTGGTGATCCACCCCGGCTCCACCACCCACCAGCAGCTCAGTGCGGCACAGCTGGAATCCGCGGGCGTGCCGGAGGACCTGGTCCGCATCTCGGTGGGCCTTGAGGACATCGAGGACATCCTGTGGGACCTGGACCAGGCACTCGCCGAAGCCTCCAACGCCGCGGCCCGGGACGCCATTGTGGTCGAAGAACCCGCAGACGCCTGCACGATCGGAGCAAACGCATGA